One region of Paenibacillus antri genomic DNA includes:
- a CDS encoding NADPH-dependent FMN reductase — MNIVLIAGSNRPDATSAKLAACVGKRLQGLGASVELFELYRRPIPFYEPDYIPGGTAADANLAELLRLAEGADAFGFSTPEYHGGPTGLMKNAIDWLEKRHVSGKAALAMATAGGAVAVSTLQQLQTAVRYVHGINCPEWISLGGQLRAFADGEPTHPDAAKRIDHVARYFYDFAKKQAGVQ; from the coding sequence GTGAACATAGTCTTGATTGCGGGCAGCAACCGGCCGGACGCGACCAGCGCGAAGCTCGCCGCCTGCGTCGGCAAGCGGCTGCAGGGGCTCGGCGCGTCCGTGGAGCTGTTCGAGTTGTATCGGAGGCCGATTCCTTTCTACGAGCCCGATTACATCCCGGGCGGGACGGCCGCCGACGCGAACCTGGCGGAGCTGCTTCGCCTCGCGGAAGGCGCCGACGCCTTCGGGTTCAGCACGCCGGAATATCACGGCGGGCCGACCGGTCTCATGAAGAACGCGATCGATTGGCTGGAGAAGCGGCATGTGTCCGGCAAGGCGGCGCTTGCGATGGCGACGGCGGGCGGCGCGGTGGCGGTGTCCACGCTGCAGCAGCTCCAGACGGCCGTTCGATACGTGCACGGCATCAATTGCCCGGAGTGGATTTCGCTCGGGGGGCAGCTGCGGGCGTTCGCGGACGGCGAACCGACGCATCCGGACGCGGCGAAGCGCATCGATCACGTAGCACGATATTTTTACGATTTCGCGAAAAAACAGGCAGGTGTCCAATGA
- a CDS encoding carboxymuconolactone decarboxylase family protein yields the protein MDEKVDAYKIGVGHMNEALPNVVEAYHNFTGTCFADGALGAKEKQLVALGISLFANNEVCTLYHVQEALSSGAKPQQVLEAAAVAAAVGGGHAMSQGVTRVQRALEDWRQTH from the coding sequence ATGGACGAAAAGGTCGACGCGTACAAAATCGGCGTCGGACACATGAACGAAGCGTTGCCGAACGTGGTGGAGGCGTACCACAATTTTACAGGCACTTGCTTCGCGGACGGCGCGCTCGGCGCGAAGGAAAAGCAGTTGGTCGCGCTCGGCATCTCGCTTTTCGCGAACAACGAGGTATGCACGCTGTATCACGTGCAGGAGGCGTTATCCTCCGGGGCGAAGCCGCAACAGGTGCTGGAGGCGGCGGCGGTAGCCGCGGCGGTCGGCGGAGGGCATGCGATGAGCCAGGGCGTGACCCGGGTGCAGCGCGCGCTGGAGGACTGGAGACAAACGCACTGA
- the rnhA gene encoding ribonuclease H: MANSKWYVVWVGKTPGVYTSWNDCKAQVDGVPGAKYKSYPTRAEAEKAYEQGFRKSFAAAGVKAAGASAGKGGAKAPAGDYDRNSICVDAASSGNPGIVEYQGVDTATGERLFHQGPIPKGTNNLGEYLAIVHGLAYLKQQGSDKTIYSDSQTAMKWVRDKKPATTLVRDASTEDIWRRVDRATAWLQSNSYSNKIVKWNTEAWGEVKADFGRK, translated from the coding sequence ATGGCAAACTCGAAGTGGTACGTCGTATGGGTCGGGAAAACGCCCGGCGTCTATACGTCATGGAACGACTGCAAGGCGCAGGTGGACGGCGTGCCCGGCGCGAAGTACAAATCCTATCCGACCCGCGCGGAAGCGGAGAAGGCGTACGAGCAAGGCTTCCGCAAGTCGTTCGCGGCCGCGGGCGTCAAGGCGGCCGGCGCTTCCGCCGGCAAGGGCGGAGCGAAAGCCCCCGCGGGCGATTACGACCGGAACAGCATCTGCGTCGACGCGGCAAGCAGCGGAAATCCCGGCATCGTGGAGTACCAGGGCGTCGATACGGCGACGGGCGAGCGGCTGTTCCATCAGGGCCCGATCCCGAAAGGGACGAATAACTTGGGCGAGTACCTCGCGATCGTGCACGGCCTCGCCTATTTGAAGCAGCAAGGCAGCGACAAGACGATCTACAGCGACTCCCAGACGGCGATGAAGTGGGTGCGCGACAAGAAGCCCGCGACGACGCTGGTCCGGGACGCCTCGACCGAGGACATCTGGCGCCGGGTCGACCGGGCGACGGCATGGCTGCAGTCGAATTCGTATTCCAACAAGATCGTGAAGTGGAATACGGAGGCATGGGGGGAAGTAAAAGCGGATTTCGGGAGAAAATGA
- a CDS encoding endonuclease MutS2, whose translation MNERTMARLEYTQVVERLTEYAVTYLGKALAEKLQPMTELGAVRSLLAETAEASELLKLGASVPLPSLEGMETVFQLIGTGYVFAEADFGAILTFLTGCGQLRRYMDGKKQQAPRVTSYANSLYDLAEVRREIDRCIRHGRVDDAASGELAKIRKQILIAEDRMKKRLDALMTKHKSILQEAIVAKRGNRYVLPVKKEHRRLVQGAVLDESASGQTVYIEPAELAALQYELGDLRAEEAREETKVLALLTGLVEDHETELRLNAETVGAYDFLFAKAKYARAIDGVWVEANDAGVVDVRGARHPLLGGGMVPLDFSIGQTYRALIITGPNTGGKTVALKTIGLLTLMVQSGLLVPVAPGSAFAVFRRFSADIGDGQSLEQSLSTFSAHVKMLVETLRTANGSTLVLIDEMASGTDPGEGVGLSIAVLEELYRKGATVVATTHFNEIKRFAAAAPGFENARMEFDTETLEPLYRLRIGEAGHSYAFAIASKLGMPAQVLVRSRELTEGARRRGEDGSAAFEGAIDLPAFVPGKAAEPLPRPAASDETEAEFDVGDCVYIPSLDKYGIVYAAADKVGDVGVLVQKERLKLNRKRLKLHISKTELYPDDYDFDIVFDTKENRKKKKLMSKRHVEGLTIVRPDPQ comes from the coding sequence ATGAACGAACGTACGATGGCGCGATTGGAATATACGCAAGTGGTCGAACGATTGACGGAATACGCGGTTACGTATTTGGGGAAGGCGCTCGCCGAGAAGCTGCAGCCGATGACGGAGCTCGGAGCGGTGCGGTCGCTGCTGGCGGAGACGGCCGAAGCGAGCGAGCTGCTGAAGCTGGGCGCGAGCGTGCCGCTGCCGTCCCTTGAAGGGATGGAGACCGTGTTCCAGCTGATCGGTACGGGGTACGTGTTCGCGGAGGCGGATTTCGGCGCCATCCTCACGTTCCTAACTGGCTGCGGGCAGCTGCGCCGGTACATGGACGGCAAGAAGCAGCAGGCCCCGCGCGTCACGTCGTACGCGAACTCCCTCTACGACTTGGCGGAGGTGCGCCGGGAGATCGACCGCTGCATCCGCCACGGTCGGGTGGACGACGCCGCGAGCGGAGAGCTCGCGAAGATCCGCAAGCAGATCCTGATCGCGGAGGATCGGATGAAGAAGCGGCTCGACGCCCTGATGACGAAGCATAAGAGCATTCTTCAAGAGGCGATCGTCGCGAAGCGCGGCAACCGGTACGTGCTGCCGGTGAAGAAGGAGCACCGCCGGCTCGTGCAGGGCGCGGTGCTCGACGAGTCCGCGAGCGGGCAGACGGTGTACATCGAGCCCGCGGAGCTGGCGGCGCTGCAATACGAGCTCGGCGACCTGCGGGCGGAGGAAGCTCGCGAGGAGACGAAGGTGCTCGCGTTGCTGACCGGCCTCGTCGAGGATCATGAGACGGAGCTGCGGCTGAACGCCGAGACGGTCGGCGCGTACGACTTCCTGTTCGCGAAGGCGAAGTACGCCCGGGCGATCGACGGCGTCTGGGTCGAGGCGAACGACGCCGGCGTCGTCGACGTCCGCGGCGCGCGCCATCCGCTGCTCGGCGGCGGCATGGTGCCGCTCGACTTCTCGATCGGGCAGACGTACCGAGCCTTGATCATTACAGGACCGAATACGGGAGGCAAGACGGTCGCGCTGAAGACGATCGGGCTGCTGACGCTGATGGTCCAGTCCGGATTGCTCGTCCCGGTCGCGCCGGGCAGCGCGTTCGCGGTGTTCCGCCGCTTCTCGGCCGACATCGGCGACGGGCAGTCGCTCGAGCAATCGCTCAGCACGTTCTCCGCGCATGTGAAGATGCTCGTCGAGACGCTGCGAACGGCGAACGGCTCTACGCTCGTGCTCATCGACGAGATGGCGTCCGGCACCGACCCCGGCGAAGGCGTCGGCCTCTCCATCGCGGTGCTCGAGGAGCTGTACCGCAAGGGGGCGACGGTCGTAGCGACGACGCATTTCAACGAAATCAAGCGGTTCGCGGCGGCCGCGCCGGGCTTCGAGAACGCGCGCATGGAGTTCGATACCGAGACGCTGGAGCCGCTGTACCGGCTCCGCATCGGCGAAGCGGGACACAGCTACGCGTTCGCGATCGCGAGCAAGCTCGGCATGCCGGCGCAGGTGCTCGTCCGCTCGCGGGAGCTGACGGAAGGCGCTCGCCGTCGCGGCGAGGACGGGTCCGCCGCCTTCGAGGGCGCGATCGACCTGCCGGCGTTCGTGCCGGGCAAGGCGGCGGAGCCGTTGCCTCGTCCCGCCGCTTCCGACGAGACGGAAGCGGAGTTCGACGTCGGCGACTGCGTCTACATTCCGTCGCTGGACAAATACGGCATCGTCTATGCGGCGGCGGACAAGGTCGGGGACGTCGGCGTCCTGGTGCAGAAGGAGAGGCTGAAGCTGAACCGCAAGCGGCTTAAGCTGCACATCTCGAAGACGGAGCTGTACCCGGATGATTACGACTTCGATATCGTGTTCGACACGAAGGAGAATCGGAAGAAGAAGAAGCTCATGAGCAAGCGCCACGTCGAGGGGCTGACGATCGTCCGTCCGGATCCCCAATGA
- a CDS encoding NAD-dependent malic enzyme, with translation MRIEMDKTKTGFGQVISEITNAGGDVVAIDVIRASKESTIRDVTINVSDAEDGRLTEAVASLPGVRVVNVSDRTFLVHLGGKVEVQPKVKITNRDDLSRVYTPGVARVCMAIHDDPGKAHTLTIKRNTVAVVSDGTAVLGLGDIGPKAAMPVMEGKAMLFKQLAGVDAFPICLDTKDTEEIIRTIKAIAPGFGGINLEDIASPRCFEIEERLKAELDIPVFHDDQHGTAVVMLAGLLNALRLVDKPMERVKAVLVGCGAAGTACSKILLSAGIGELVCVDRMGALVPGETYDNPNWNWLAERTNPRRLRGGVSDVIRGADVFIGVSRPNVLTVEDVQSMAKDPIVFAMANPEPEISPEAAEPYVRVIATGRGDYPNQINNVLCFPGIFRGALDCRATSINEEMKLAAARAIASVVSDDELNEYYIIPSTFNDKVVERVSRAVAEAAIRTGVARRIPNDLR, from the coding sequence ATGCGGATCGAGATGGACAAGACGAAGACGGGATTCGGACAAGTGATTTCGGAAATAACGAACGCGGGCGGAGACGTCGTGGCGATCGACGTCATCCGCGCGTCCAAGGAGTCGACGATCCGAGACGTGACGATCAACGTGAGCGACGCGGAAGACGGCCGCTTGACCGAAGCGGTCGCCTCTCTTCCCGGCGTGCGGGTCGTCAACGTGTCGGACCGTACGTTCCTCGTCCATCTCGGCGGCAAAGTCGAGGTGCAGCCGAAGGTGAAAATCACGAATCGCGACGACTTGTCGCGGGTGTATACGCCCGGCGTGGCGCGCGTCTGCATGGCGATCCACGACGATCCCGGCAAGGCGCACACGCTCACCATCAAGCGCAACACGGTCGCGGTCGTCTCCGACGGCACGGCGGTGCTCGGGCTCGGCGACATCGGACCGAAGGCGGCGATGCCGGTCATGGAAGGCAAGGCGATGTTGTTCAAGCAGCTGGCCGGCGTCGACGCGTTCCCGATCTGCCTCGACACGAAGGATACCGAAGAGATCATCCGGACGATCAAGGCGATCGCGCCCGGCTTCGGGGGCATTAACCTGGAGGATATCGCGTCGCCCCGGTGCTTCGAGATCGAGGAGCGGCTGAAGGCGGAGCTCGATATTCCCGTGTTCCACGACGACCAGCACGGCACCGCCGTCGTTATGCTTGCGGGGCTGTTGAACGCGCTGCGGCTCGTGGACAAACCGATGGAGCGAGTGAAGGCGGTGCTCGTCGGCTGCGGCGCGGCGGGGACGGCGTGCTCGAAGATCCTCCTGTCCGCCGGCATCGGCGAGCTCGTCTGCGTCGATCGGATGGGCGCGCTCGTACCCGGCGAGACGTACGATAATCCGAACTGGAATTGGCTCGCGGAACGGACGAATCCGCGCCGGCTCCGGGGCGGCGTCTCCGACGTCATTCGCGGCGCGGACGTCTTCATCGGCGTGTCGCGCCCGAACGTCCTGACCGTCGAGGACGTTCAGTCGATGGCGAAAGATCCGATCGTCTTCGCCATGGCGAATCCCGAGCCGGAAATTTCGCCGGAGGCCGCGGAGCCGTACGTGAGGGTCATAGCGACCGGCCGCGGCGACTACCCGAATCAGATCAATAACGTCCTCTGCTTCCCGGGCATCTTCCGGGGCGCGCTCGACTGCCGAGCGACCTCGATCAACGAAGAGATGAAGCTCGCGGCCGCGCGGGCGATCGCCTCCGTCGTCTCCGACGACGAGCTCAACGAGTATTACATCATCCCGAGCACGTTCAACGACAAGGTCGTCGAACGCGTCAGCCGAGCGGTCGCCGAAGCGGCGATCCGCACGGGCGTCGCGCGGCGGATCCCGAACGACCTTCGATAA
- a CDS encoding LapA family protein, with translation MKQQWTLIFGLLFALVIAVFSVVNVESVPVDYVFGSAFLPLILVILGSALAGGFVVGLFGTIRIVRLNRRIRSLEREAQLAKDLPSAPVAPSPDAPSPEAVVSAGEDTK, from the coding sequence ATGAAGCAACAATGGACGCTTATCTTCGGACTGCTGTTCGCGCTCGTCATCGCCGTCTTCTCGGTCGTCAACGTCGAATCCGTTCCCGTCGACTACGTGTTCGGGAGCGCCTTCCTGCCGCTGATCCTGGTCATCCTCGGCTCCGCGCTCGCGGGCGGCTTCGTCGTCGGGCTGTTCGGCACGATCCGCATCGTACGCCTCAACCGGCGCATCCGCTCCCTCGAACGGGAGGCGCAGCTTGCGAAGGATCTACCCTCGGCGCCTGTCGCCCCTTCGCCGGACGCCCCGTCCCCGGAAGCGGTCGTCTCCGCCGGCGAAGACACGAAATAG
- a CDS encoding Cof-type HAD-IIB family hydrolase, producing the protein MESKRYRLIAIDVDDTLLTDDLVVTEGTKRALATAVAQGCVVTLATGRMFPSAAKIAAPLDLNVPIITYQGALIKNLLDGEVLYERPVPEDAALEVVAFAEEKGLHIQAYEDDRLIAREDNDKARAYSALTNVPYEVQANFRSIAKRGTAKLLMIDEPATLDALIPELRERLGGRAHVTKSKPHYLEVVHPEATKGHALLHLAAHYGIPQEETIAVGDSWNDHEMIEAAGLGVAMDNAVDSLKAVANYVTASNNDEGVRKVVEKFILR; encoded by the coding sequence ATGGAGAGCAAACGATACCGCTTGATCGCGATCGACGTCGACGATACGCTCTTGACGGACGATCTCGTCGTGACGGAGGGGACGAAGCGGGCGCTGGCGACCGCAGTCGCGCAAGGCTGCGTCGTGACGCTGGCGACGGGGCGCATGTTTCCGTCGGCTGCGAAAATCGCGGCGCCGCTCGACCTGAACGTGCCGATCATTACGTACCAAGGCGCGTTGATCAAAAACCTGCTCGACGGCGAGGTGCTGTACGAGCGGCCCGTTCCGGAGGACGCCGCGCTCGAGGTCGTCGCGTTCGCGGAAGAGAAAGGGCTGCATATCCAAGCCTACGAGGACGACCGGTTGATCGCGAGGGAAGATAACGACAAGGCGAGGGCGTACTCGGCCTTGACGAATGTGCCGTACGAGGTGCAGGCCAACTTCCGGAGCATCGCGAAGCGCGGCACGGCGAAGCTGCTCATGATCGACGAGCCGGCGACTCTGGATGCGCTTATTCCCGAGCTGCGCGAGCGGCTGGGCGGACGCGCGCACGTCACGAAGTCGAAGCCGCATTATTTGGAAGTCGTGCATCCCGAAGCGACGAAGGGCCATGCGCTGCTTCATCTGGCTGCGCATTACGGCATCCCGCAGGAGGAGACGATCGCGGTCGGCGATTCGTGGAACGATCATGAGATGATCGAGGCGGCGGGACTCGGCGTCGCGATGGACAACGCCGTGGATTCGCTGAAGGCCGTCGCGAACTACGTGACGGCGAGCAACAACGACGAAGGGGTTCGCAAGGTCGTCGAGAAGTTCATTCTACGATAA
- a CDS encoding SLC13 family permease produces the protein MHITDIRMFAGLSKMELAKLLGKLERRRLAPGELLFEQGDPGGSLFLIERGAIELFSGAEDARRSLAVLAEGDSLGEMAALTGEARTATAIASTECFLYEIDRDTLDRLIEEHPAISSYFIRLLSERLTATNARLQASKESRAAWIASELQAMGEAEASFLLWCASFPIATEELAASVFPTMAEMDESRWRTFLRVETVPEGGRRRFRVRPAYQGALSDAAVERVGLAAKREWIERAMRHYEAADDWIPLLALYEAEGEASRIVDAIRRWARAGRESTEEEEAAFHALRGVPRPTLTADAELLTTFLSLCREREPELGLELLEEALDRGEGLSAAERASLCEQGAGLARVLQRHRLALDYLRLAEAGSGDARQEYELAKLQASSRKSRLLTERASRFVKATQWNAALTIALAIACIAISFLLPPVAGLSREGMGFIGIGIAAVLLWIVNIVPDYVVALGMAMLWATFGLVEPEVALSGFGSETWLYMVFIMALSAVVTRSGILYRFSLHALKRFPSSYRGQAWGIVAGGLLLNPLIPSSSAKVSLGVPIARTISESMGFKDRSDGAAGLGLTAMTFYGFTAPFVLTGSYTNAMAYGLVESAAPVGWLDWALYALPAGIVFTAILFGGVSLSFRGVRAAKSVSADVLNEQLRLLGPLSARERDALIAVVGAIVLMVLQPLHGLANVWILLLAFAYTIIRGALDRQTLLTGIDWSFLLFLGVAFSFAAAASRLGVVDALTGALGEGMGAFAASPAIFLAAVALLSFAVTLVIRDDPAVILLVVALLPLAEQAGVHPWVLVFVVLLSTDPFFFTYQSPTYLTAYFSSEEASFSHRQGRRVGLLYGLTVLAIAVLCVPYWRWLGLIW, from the coding sequence ATGCATATTACCGACATTCGGATGTTTGCGGGTTTATCGAAGATGGAATTGGCGAAGCTGCTCGGCAAGCTGGAACGCCGTCGGCTCGCGCCCGGGGAGCTGCTGTTCGAGCAAGGGGACCCCGGAGGAAGTTTGTTTCTGATCGAGCGCGGAGCGATCGAGCTGTTTTCGGGCGCCGAGGACGCCAGACGATCGCTGGCCGTCCTGGCCGAGGGGGACAGTCTCGGGGAGATGGCGGCGCTGACCGGGGAGGCGCGAACGGCGACGGCGATCGCTTCGACGGAATGCTTCTTATATGAAATCGACCGGGATACGCTTGATCGATTAATCGAGGAGCATCCGGCGATTTCCTCGTATTTCATCCGCTTGCTGTCGGAGCGGTTGACGGCGACGAACGCGCGGCTTCAAGCGTCGAAGGAATCCCGAGCGGCTTGGATCGCGTCGGAGCTTCAAGCCATGGGGGAGGCGGAGGCTTCGTTCTTGCTCTGGTGCGCGTCCTTCCCGATCGCGACCGAGGAATTGGCGGCGTCCGTCTTCCCGACGATGGCGGAGATGGACGAGTCCCGATGGCGGACGTTTCTGCGCGTCGAGACGGTGCCGGAGGGAGGGCGACGGCGGTTCCGAGTGCGTCCGGCGTACCAAGGGGCGCTGTCCGACGCGGCGGTCGAACGAGTCGGCTTGGCGGCGAAGCGGGAGTGGATCGAGCGGGCGATGCGTCATTACGAAGCGGCGGACGATTGGATTCCGCTTTTGGCGTTATACGAGGCGGAGGGTGAAGCCTCGCGCATCGTCGACGCGATCCGCCGATGGGCGCGGGCGGGGCGGGAGTCGACCGAGGAGGAAGAGGCGGCGTTCCATGCGCTGCGGGGCGTGCCGCGTCCGACGCTGACGGCCGACGCCGAGCTTCTGACGACGTTCCTGTCGCTGTGCCGCGAGCGCGAACCGGAGCTCGGCCTCGAGCTGCTCGAGGAGGCGTTGGACCGCGGCGAGGGGCTCTCCGCCGCCGAACGCGCGTCGCTCTGCGAGCAAGGGGCGGGGCTGGCGAGAGTATTGCAGCGCCACCGGCTGGCGCTCGATTATTTGCGCCTCGCGGAAGCGGGCTCTGGGGATGCGCGGCAGGAGTACGAGCTGGCGAAGCTGCAGGCGTCTTCCCGCAAGAGCAGACTGCTCACCGAGCGGGCGAGCCGCTTCGTGAAGGCGACGCAATGGAACGCGGCGCTGACGATCGCACTCGCGATCGCCTGCATCGCGATTTCGTTCCTCCTTCCTCCGGTCGCCGGGCTGTCCCGCGAGGGGATGGGATTTATCGGCATCGGCATCGCGGCGGTGCTGCTGTGGATCGTCAATATCGTCCCCGATTACGTGGTCGCGCTCGGCATGGCGATGCTGTGGGCGACGTTCGGGCTGGTGGAGCCGGAGGTGGCGCTGTCCGGCTTCGGCTCGGAGACATGGCTCTACATGGTGTTCATCATGGCGCTCAGCGCGGTCGTGACGCGGTCGGGCATCTTGTATCGATTCTCGCTGCATGCGCTGAAGCGATTCCCTTCGAGCTATCGCGGACAGGCATGGGGCATCGTAGCCGGCGGGCTGCTGCTCAATCCGCTGATCCCTTCGTCCTCCGCGAAGGTGTCGCTCGGCGTGCCGATCGCGCGGACGATCTCGGAGTCGATGGGGTTCAAGGACCGCAGCGACGGGGCGGCCGGTCTCGGCCTGACGGCGATGACGTTCTACGGGTTCACGGCGCCCTTCGTGTTAACCGGCTCGTACACGAACGCGATGGCGTACGGACTCGTCGAGTCCGCCGCGCCGGTCGGGTGGCTCGATTGGGCGCTGTACGCGCTGCCGGCCGGCATCGTATTTACGGCGATCCTGTTCGGCGGCGTCTCGTTGTCGTTCCGCGGCGTGCGCGCGGCGAAGTCCGTCTCCGCGGACGTGCTGAACGAGCAGCTGCGGCTGCTCGGGCCGTTATCCGCGCGGGAGCGGGACGCGCTGATCGCGGTCGTCGGCGCCATCGTTCTAATGGTGCTGCAGCCGTTGCACGGGCTCGCCAATGTATGGATTTTGCTGCTGGCATTCGCCTACACGATTATCCGAGGGGCGCTCGATCGGCAGACGCTGCTGACGGGCATCGACTGGTCGTTCCTGCTCTTCCTCGGCGTGGCGTTCAGCTTCGCGGCGGCCGCCAGCCGGCTCGGCGTCGTCGACGCGTTGACGGGCGCGCTCGGCGAAGGCATGGGAGCGTTCGCGGCGTCCCCGGCGATCTTCCTCGCCGCGGTCGCGCTGTTGTCGTTCGCGGTGACGTTGGTCATCCGGGACGACCCGGCCGTCATTCTGCTCGTCGTCGCGCTGCTGCCGCTCGCGGAGCAGGCAGGGGTCCATCCGTGGGTGCTCGTGTTCGTCGTATTGTTGTCGACCGATCCGTTCTTCTTCACGTACCAGTCGCCGACGTATTTAACGGCGTATTTCAGCTCGGAGGAGGCGTCCTTCAGCCACCGGCAAGGACGCCGCGTCGGGCTGCTGTACGGGCTGACCGTACTGGCGATCGCCGTGCTGTGCGTGCCGTATTGGCGTTGGCTCGGTCTGATTTGGTAA
- a CDS encoding ArsR/SmtB family transcription factor, with amino-acid sequence MTYRVQFDYSPVYELLLSFMIYSRRKWTRNLDIGNAWLKETDDLFGPKRKAASGACSEDTFDRLFLLAYVCPNKEDVPSFLDWLSGQSPGQLYELLSPQALGSLPSDLGEDIERAVTLLRAWNELYFDDFLAKTGWDELARASLAEKEAAVAPDAVSQVELTTGGLVLEPNDRIRTIVLIPGQHFRPLNLTATYRSLVIILYPVDPPAAPDAPPTMVLRATRAMSDDSRLRILRFLAPSPRSFTEVVAYTGLSKGTVHHHMMALRAAGLIRTHFVGEQYSQERFSIRLDGVEECTNALRAYMST; translated from the coding sequence ATGACGTATCGCGTTCAGTTCGACTACTCGCCGGTTTACGAGCTATTGCTGAGCTTTATGATTTACAGCCGCCGAAAGTGGACGCGCAACCTCGATATCGGGAACGCCTGGTTGAAGGAAACCGACGACCTGTTCGGCCCGAAACGGAAAGCGGCTAGCGGCGCCTGCTCGGAGGATACGTTCGACCGGTTGTTCCTGCTCGCTTACGTGTGCCCGAATAAGGAAGACGTGCCCTCGTTCTTGGATTGGCTCTCGGGTCAAAGCCCCGGCCAGCTGTACGAGCTTCTCTCTCCGCAAGCGCTGGGCTCGCTGCCGAGCGACCTCGGAGAAGACATCGAACGCGCCGTGACATTGCTGCGGGCTTGGAACGAGCTGTACTTCGACGACTTTCTCGCGAAGACGGGATGGGACGAGCTCGCCCGCGCCAGCCTCGCGGAGAAGGAAGCGGCCGTCGCGCCGGACGCGGTCTCTCAGGTCGAGCTGACGACCGGCGGTTTGGTGCTCGAGCCGAACGACCGCATACGGACGATCGTACTCATTCCGGGGCAGCATTTCCGCCCGTTGAATTTAACGGCCACCTATCGTTCTCTTGTCATTATTTTGTATCCCGTCGATCCGCCCGCCGCGCCGGATGCGCCGCCGACGATGGTGCTTCGCGCCACGCGGGCGATGTCGGACGACAGCCGCCTTCGCATTTTGCGGTTTCTGGCGCCGTCGCCGCGCAGCTTCACGGAGGTCGTCGCCTACACCGGCCTCTCCAAGGGAACGGTGCACCATCATATGATGGCGCTGCGGGCCGCCGGCTTGATCCGGACGCATTTCGTCGGTGAACAGTACAGTCAGGAGCGGTTCAGCATCCGGTTGGACGGCGTCGAGGAGTGCACGAACGCGCTCCGCGCTTATATGAGTACGTAG
- a CDS encoding CBS domain-containing protein has product MNVAFFILPKTEVITLTPSHTMRQALERMDRHGYTAVPLVDEQGKYAGTITEGDLLFKMKNEPELKFTDTHRVALRSVPQRRNVVPVKIDAVMEDLIKLAVTQNFVPVVDDMDVFIGIVRRSDIIEYCYGKMAR; this is encoded by the coding sequence ATGAACGTAGCATTTTTCATATTGCCGAAAACCGAAGTCATTACGCTTACGCCTTCCCACACGATGCGACAAGCGTTAGAGCGGATGGACCGGCACGGTTATACCGCCGTTCCGCTCGTCGACGAACAGGGCAAGTACGCCGGCACGATTACCGAAGGCGATCTGCTGTTCAAGATGAAGAACGAACCCGAGCTGAAGTTTACCGATACCCACCGCGTGGCGCTGCGGAGCGTCCCTCAGCGGCGCAACGTCGTACCCGTCAAGATCGATGCCGTCATGGAGGATCTGATCAAGCTCGCCGTGACGCAGAACTTCGTCCCCGTCGTCGACGACATGGACGTATTCATCGGCATCGTCCGCAGAAGCGACATTATCGAATACTGTTATGGGAAAATGGCGCGGTAA
- a CDS encoding transposase, with translation MDQAEQVAYSFRRRWPNGFSCPSCGYGAYYTITTRQLPLYECRLCGHQTSVTAGTVMAKTRTPLAKWAAAIELLASTNGVNAKQLAALVDVKHKTAWRMLRKFRQAIGEVEDAFKLQGTVHTGLHFLAPKYIFIFLPHRHYRCERVVSVSASVGRDGKPTALKLGFVPRDRLVRGYKEPTAHGKERILEEHVDPCADKHWLNSDRMHHSPLRDCLLEARGWMNRLFNGVGTKYLQSYLDEFCFRWNASAQGTSLREAWGKLCFQAG, from the coding sequence ATGGACCAAGCGGAACAGGTGGCTTATTCTTTTCGGCGGCGGTGGCCGAACGGGTTTTCCTGCCCGAGCTGCGGATATGGGGCGTATTATACGATCACGACGCGGCAGCTCCCGCTCTACGAATGCCGCCTGTGCGGCCATCAAACGTCCGTGACGGCCGGCACCGTCATGGCCAAGACGCGCACGCCGCTCGCCAAGTGGGCCGCCGCCATCGAGCTGCTTGCCTCTACGAACGGCGTGAACGCGAAGCAGCTCGCCGCGCTCGTCGACGTAAAGCACAAGACGGCGTGGCGCATGCTGCGCAAATTCCGGCAAGCGATCGGAGAAGTCGAGGACGCCTTCAAGCTGCAAGGGACTGTACATACCGGGCTCCATTTCTTGGCGCCCAAATATATATTCATTTTTCTGCCCCACCGGCACTATCGTTGCGAACGCGTCGTGTCCGTCTCGGCTTCCGTCGGTAGAGACGGCAAGCCGACCGCGTTGAAGCTCGGGTTCGTGCCTCGAGACCGTCTCGTCCGCGGATATAAGGAACCGACCGCGCACGGGAAGGAACGCATCCTCGAGGAACACGTCGATCCGTGCGCGGACAAGCATTGGCTCAACTCCGATCGGATGCACCATAGCCCGCTGCGGGATTGCCTACTAGAGGCCCGCGGTTGGATGAACCGGCTGTTCAACGGCGTCGGCACGAAGTACCTTCAGAGCTACCTCGACGAGTTCTGTTTCCGTTGGAACGCCTCCGCCCAAGGAACCTCCTTACGCGAGGCGTGGGGCAAGCTTTGCTTCCAAGCCGGTTAG